The Magnolia sinica isolate HGM2019 chromosome 9, MsV1, whole genome shotgun sequence genome contains a region encoding:
- the LOC131256364 gene encoding protein DETOXIFICATION 42-like has product MMSTEERRNENLEEALPLSSEMKNLPSHLDSGKDEYHPSIAFENQNMAGSRYERRYIPSVSSALVTDGVLGVLQAVLLIFAAKPILNFMGM; this is encoded by the exons ATGATGAGCACTGAAGAACGAAGAAATGAAAATCTGGAAGAGGCTTTACCTTTAAGCAGTGAAATGAAAAACTTGCCTTCACATCTTG ATTCTGGCAAGGATGAGTACCACCCATCCATTGCTTTTGAAAATCAAAATATGGCAGGTAGTAGGTATGAGAGAAGGTATATACCGTCAGTGTCTTCAGCACTGGTTACCGATGGAGTGCTTGGCGTTCTACAAGCTGTTCTCCTCATTTTTGCTGCAAAGCCTATCTTAAACTTCATGGGCATGTAG